The sequence CAGTATCAGGCGGGACTCAGTACCGGTAGTGCTCGGGCTTGTAGGGGCCCTCGACGTCGACGTTGATGTACTCGGCCTGCTCCTTGGTGAGCTTGGTCAGCGAACCACCAAGGGCCTCAACGTGAATGCGTGCGACCTTTTCGTCGAGGTGCTTGGCCAACCGGTACACCGCGTTGTCGTACTCGTCGTTCTTGGTCCACAGCTCGATCTGGGCGATCACCTGGTTGGAGAAGCTGTTGCTCATCACGAACGACGGGTGCCCGGTCGCGTTGCCCAGGTTGAGCAGCCGGCCCTCCGACAGCACGATGATCGACTTGCCGTCGTCGAACACCCACTGGTCGACCTGCGGCTTGATGTTGATCTTCTTGGCACCCGAACGCTCGAGCGCGGCCATGTCGATCTCGTTGTCGAAGTGCCCGATGTTGCCCAGGATCGCCTGGTCCTTCATCGCGCGCATGTGCTCGAGCGTGATGATGTCCTTGTTGCCGGTCGCGGTGATGACGATGTCGGCCTCGCCGATCGCCTGCTCGACCGTGCGCACGTCAAAGCCGTCCATCAGCGCCTGCAGCGCGTTGATCGGGTCGATCTCGGTGACCGACACCCGCGCGCCCTGGCCGGCCAGCGACTCGGCGCAGCCCTTGCCGACGTCGCCGTAGCCGCAGATCAGCACCTTCTTGCCGCCGATCAGCACGTCGGTGCCCCGGTTGATGCCGTCGATCAGCGAGTGCCGGGTCCCGTACTTGTTGTCGAACTTGGACTTGGTCACCGAGTCGTTGACGTTGATCGCCGGGAACGGCAGGTCGCCCGCGGCCTCGAACTGATACAGCCGCAGCACCCCGGTCGTCGTCTCCTCGGTGACCCCCTTGACGGACTCGGCGATCTTGGTCCACTTGTCCTTCTCGGTTTCGAAGCGCTCACGCAGCACCGAGAGGAAGACCTTCCACTCCGCCGGATCGTCGTCCTCGGCGGGCGGGACCACGCCGGCCTTCTCATACTGCGCGCCGCGCAGCACCATCATCGTGGCGTCGCCGCCGTCGTCGAGGATCATGTTGGCCGGCTCGCCCGGCCAGGTCAGCATCTGCTCGGCAGCCCACCAGTACTCCTCGAGCGTCTCGCCCTTCCACGCGAACACCGGGGTGCCCTCGGGCTTCTCGGGGGTGCCGTGCGGGCCGACGACCACGGCCGCGGCGGCGTGGTCCTGGGTGGAGAAGATGTTGCACGACGCCCAGCGCACTTCGGCGCCCAGCGCGGTCAAGGTCTCGATGAGCACCGCGGTCTGCACCGTCATGTGCAGCGAACCCGAGATGCGGGCGCCCTTGAGCGGCTGCACGTCGTGGTACTCCTGGCGCAGCGCCATCAGGCCCGGCATCTCCTTCTCGGCGAGCCGGATCTCCTTGCGACCGAATTCAGCAAGGGACAGATCGGCCACCTTGTACTCGATGCCGTTGCGGACATCCGGGGTCAGCCGCTGTTCAGTCGTCGTCATGGAGCTCTCTTCCTGGGCACGCAGTTATCTAGCGCTTGTACGTTAATCTGCCCGGCCAGCGTCGTCGCTATTCGGTTGCGATCACACCGTAGCGCTCAGCGGCAGGTGTAAGCAGCCTAGCCAAGTCGGCCGCGACGTCGCGATCTGCCTCCGGCGGCATGGAAATGTAGCTCATCGCCAGCCGGACGATCGCGCGCGCCAGAATGCCGGCGTCGTCCTCGCTGCACGTCACCCAGCTGTGCATGAGCGTCGCGGTCAGCCGCTCCGCGCAATGGCTGATGATCGGCCCGCTGTCGGTGGTGATGAGCTGCAGCAGATCGGGCTTGATGGCGCCGGTCAGCAGCGACATCACCAACGGGTCGGCGGCCGACTCGATGAAGAAGTCGCGGAACCCCTGCAGGAACGCGGCGTAGACGTCGCCGACGTTGCCCTCGACCGCGTAGTCGATCTGGTCGACGAGCCGGTCGGCCAACCGCAGCGCATAGGCCTGGGCCAGGCCCTGGCGCGAACCGAACTCGTTGTAGATGGTCTGACGGCTGATTCCGGCGGCGCTGGCCACGTGCGCCAGCGTGATCGCCGACCAGTCGCGGGTGAGCAGCAGGTCTCGCATGCCGTCCAGAATCGAGTCGCGCAGCAGCACCCGCGACGCTTCGGCGTACGGGACGCGCTGCTCGGGTCGCCTCGTGCGCGGTGCGTTCACACGCGCGAGACTATCCGTTTCCGTCGCCCCGCTGGTCCTGGTCACATTTTTCGCCGCGGCCGCGCCCGTGCGCAGCGCGGTCACGGACGTGACACTTCCACCATCTCGAAGTCGGACTTGGCCGCGCCGCAGTCAGGGCAACTCCAATCGTCGGGGATGTCGGCCCAGCGGGTGCCCGGGGCGATCCCGTCCTCGGGCCAGCCCTTGGCCTCGTCGTATTCGAACCCGCACTGTGCGCAGACGAACAGTTTGTAGTCCATTACCTCTCCCTTTGACTCCTTTGACGTCGTGCTCGCGCTGCATCAACCCACGGGTTCGAAGTCGACCTTCTCGCGCACCGCGCAGTCCGGGCAGCACCAGTCGTCGGGGACGTCGGTAAACGGTGTACCGGCCGGGAACCCTTCGCGCGGTTCGCCTTTGGCCTCGTCGTAGACGTAGTCGCACCCCGGGCACCGGTAGGCGCTCATACGGTGAGTCCGTACTTGGCCAGCACCTTGTCCCGCACTCGCGGATGGATGTTGACCCGGGTGAGGTCGCCGTCGTAGTGGGCGAGCACCCGGTGGTCCATCACCTTGCGCCACAGCGGCGGGAAGTACGTCAGCGCGATCATCGAGGCATAGCCGCTGGGCAGGTTCGGCGCCCCGTCCATG comes from Mycolicibacterium pulveris and encodes:
- a CDS encoding TetR family transcriptional regulator encodes the protein MTRTSGATETDSLARVNAPRTRRPEQRVPYAEASRVLLRDSILDGMRDLLLTRDWSAITLAHVASAAGISRQTIYNEFGSRQGLAQAYALRLADRLVDQIDYAVEGNVGDVYAAFLQGFRDFFIESAADPLVMSLLTGAIKPDLLQLITTDSGPIISHCAERLTATLMHSWVTCSEDDAGILARAIVRLAMSYISMPPEADRDVAADLARLLTPAAERYGVIATE
- a CDS encoding rubredoxin produces the protein MSAYRCPGCDYVYDEAKGEPREGFPAGTPFTDVPDDWCCPDCAVREKVDFEPVG
- the ahcY gene encoding adenosylhomocysteinase, encoding MTTTEQRLTPDVRNGIEYKVADLSLAEFGRKEIRLAEKEMPGLMALRQEYHDVQPLKGARISGSLHMTVQTAVLIETLTALGAEVRWASCNIFSTQDHAAAAVVVGPHGTPEKPEGTPVFAWKGETLEEYWWAAEQMLTWPGEPANMILDDGGDATMMVLRGAQYEKAGVVPPAEDDDPAEWKVFLSVLRERFETEKDKWTKIAESVKGVTEETTTGVLRLYQFEAAGDLPFPAINVNDSVTKSKFDNKYGTRHSLIDGINRGTDVLIGGKKVLICGYGDVGKGCAESLAGQGARVSVTEIDPINALQALMDGFDVRTVEQAIGEADIVITATGNKDIITLEHMRAMKDQAILGNIGHFDNEIDMAALERSGAKKINIKPQVDQWVFDDGKSIIVLSEGRLLNLGNATGHPSFVMSNSFSNQVIAQIELWTKNDEYDNAVYRLAKHLDEKVARIHVEALGGSLTKLTKEQAEYINVDVEGPYKPEHYRY
- a CDS encoding rubredoxin, whose product is MDYKLFVCAQCGFEYDEAKGWPEDGIAPGTRWADIPDDWSCPDCGAAKSDFEMVEVSRP